Proteins from one Lachnospiraceae bacterium KGMB03038 genomic window:
- a CDS encoding ABC transporter ATP-binding protein translates to MSDVLLRTRGLTKKYGHQRAVDQVSLHIKRGAVYGFIGRNGAGKTTFLKMISGLASPTAGEIEMFGKKGKDLRELRSRIGCLIEAPGLYGNMSAASNLRIKCKLFGVYKKGYVEELLRIVGLEDCGRKPVKRFSLGMKQRLGIALALVGEPDLLVLDEPINGLDPQGIAEVRDTILKLNEERNMTIIISSHILEELSKIATDYGIIHQGSLLQELTREELMKRCSERIEITLDQPKQAVPVLDALGFKDYQIADKEHIQIFERLDESARINMELAKAGILVKGIGINSEELETYFLNLTGGEGNA, encoded by the coding sequence ATGAGTGATGTTTTGCTTAGGACCCGCGGCCTGACGAAAAAGTATGGGCACCAGAGGGCGGTTGACCAGGTCAGCCTTCATATAAAGCGGGGAGCGGTCTATGGATTTATCGGAAGAAACGGGGCCGGGAAGACAACGTTTCTAAAGATGATCAGCGGCCTGGCAAGCCCGACGGCGGGTGAGATCGAGATGTTTGGAAAGAAAGGGAAGGATTTGCGGGAACTGCGTTCCCGCATCGGATGTCTGATCGAGGCGCCGGGATTATACGGGAATATGAGCGCCGCTTCCAATCTGAGGATCAAGTGTAAACTGTTTGGAGTCTACAAAAAGGGATATGTGGAAGAGCTTCTGAGAATTGTTGGCTTGGAAGATTGCGGAAGAAAACCGGTGAAACGATTTTCCCTTGGAATGAAACAGAGGCTTGGCATTGCGCTTGCCCTGGTAGGGGAACCGGATCTCCTGGTATTGGATGAACCCATTAATGGCTTAGACCCGCAGGGGATCGCGGAGGTCCGGGACACCATCCTTAAATTAAATGAAGAGCGGAATATGACGATCATCATATCCAGCCATATTCTGGAAGAATTGTCTAAAATTGCAACGGATTACGGAATCATCCATCAGGGGAGTCTTTTGCAGGAATTGACCAGAGAGGAATTGATGAAACGCTGCAGTGAGCGGATTGAGATCACGCTGGATCAGCCGAAACAGGCGGTTCCGGTTCTGGACGCGCTTGGATTTAAAGATTATCAGATCGCGGATAAAGAACATATCCAGATCTTCGAGCGGCTGGACGAGAGCGCCAGGATCAATATGGAGCTTGCCAAGGCAGGGATTCTGGTGAAAGGCATCGGGATCAACAGCGAAGAACTGGAAACTTACTTTCTGAATCTGACAGGAGGTGAGGGAAATGCTTAA
- a CDS encoding response regulator transcription factor, which yields MQKILIVEDDPHINNLLKEALEKEGYLCEQAFSGTEGDMLLNMKDYALVLLDLMLPGMAGEQVLEKIREKGGLPVIVLTAKDSLDEKVDLLKAGADDYITKPFEIKEVMARIQVQLRHAQNQEEKQVLSSQGLKLDRTTFQVWAEEKEIPKITRQEFAILELLLKHPKQVFSKEDIFEYAWQEPYMGETKTLDVHISNIRKKLKEVSKKEYIDTVWGIGYRLHS from the coding sequence GTGCAGAAGATTTTGATCGTAGAAGATGATCCTCATATTAACAATCTGCTGAAAGAAGCGCTGGAAAAAGAAGGATATCTCTGTGAACAGGCATTTTCCGGCACAGAAGGAGATATGCTCTTAAATATGAAAGATTACGCTTTGGTACTGCTGGATCTAATGCTGCCGGGAATGGCAGGAGAGCAGGTCCTTGAAAAGATCAGAGAAAAAGGCGGACTTCCGGTGATCGTACTGACCGCCAAAGACAGCTTGGATGAGAAAGTGGACCTTCTGAAAGCCGGGGCAGACGACTATATTACGAAACCTTTTGAGATCAAAGAAGTAATGGCCAGGATACAGGTACAGCTCCGCCATGCACAGAACCAGGAGGAAAAGCAGGTGCTCTCCAGCCAGGGCTTGAAGTTAGACAGGACCACCTTCCAGGTGTGGGCGGAAGAAAAAGAGATCCCTAAGATCACCCGGCAGGAATTCGCGATCCTGGAACTTCTCCTAAAACATCCAAAGCAGGTGTTCAGTAAAGAGGATATTTTTGAGTATGCGTGGCAGGAACCTTACATGGGAGAGACCAAGACGCTGGACGTGCATATCAGTAATATCCGTAAAAAGCTGAAAGAAGTTTCAAAAAAAGAATACATCGATACAGTGTGGGGGATTGGATACAGGCTTCACTCATAA
- a CDS encoding ketopantoate reductase family protein codes for MEIKSAALIGLGAMGVFFAPRMEEHLGRERFCVIAEGDRKKRLESRGVMVNGVNYHFPVCEPKDGEPKDLIIMAVKDMGLDQAIKDIRRFVGDRTQILCVMNGVESEERVAAVYGWDHVLYSYMRVSIVMKDGRADFDPYWGKVHFGEARNEELTERTVAVKKLFEYCDIPYEIDKDMLWGLWFKFMCNVGENLTCALLGVPFGAYGVSKAANKIRWAAMKEVQAVAEMKGIYISEEVMKGQSETLLEIPYKNKPSTLQDLEAGKKTEVEMFAGSMVKMGQDLGIPTPICWMFLEGIRVLEEKNEGRI; via the coding sequence ATGGAGATCAAAAGCGCGGCGCTGATCGGCCTGGGAGCTATGGGAGTTTTCTTTGCGCCAAGAATGGAAGAACATTTAGGAAGAGAGCGCTTCTGCGTGATCGCGGAAGGAGACAGGAAAAAACGTCTGGAAAGCCGGGGTGTGATGGTCAATGGCGTAAACTATCACTTTCCGGTTTGCGAGCCAAAAGATGGGGAACCGAAAGACTTGATCATCATGGCGGTCAAAGACATGGGGCTTGATCAGGCGATCAAAGACATCCGCAGGTTTGTGGGAGATAGGACGCAGATTTTATGCGTGATGAATGGCGTGGAAAGTGAAGAGAGAGTCGCGGCCGTTTATGGATGGGACCATGTGCTGTACTCCTATATGAGAGTATCTATTGTAATGAAAGACGGTCGGGCCGACTTTGACCCCTACTGGGGAAAAGTGCATTTTGGGGAGGCCCGGAATGAGGAACTGACAGAACGGACAGTGGCAGTAAAAAAGCTGTTTGAGTACTGTGATATCCCGTATGAGATTGATAAAGACATGCTGTGGGGATTATGGTTTAAATTTATGTGCAACGTAGGAGAGAACCTGACATGCGCCCTTCTGGGAGTTCCCTTTGGCGCTTATGGCGTGAGCAAGGCGGCCAACAAGATCCGCTGGGCGGCCATGAAGGAAGTGCAGGCTGTCGCTGAAATGAAAGGCATTTATATTTCAGAGGAAGTGATGAAGGGGCAGTCGGAGACATTGCTTGAGATTCCTTATAAGAACAAACCGTCTACTTTGCAGGATCTGGAGGCAGGAAAGAAAACAGAAGTGGAAATGTTTGCGGGAAGTATGGTGAAAATGGGACAGGATTTGGGGATCCCAACCCCTATCTGCTGGATGTTCCTTGAAGGAATCCGCGTGCTGGAAGAAAAGAATGAAGGGCGGATCTAA
- a CDS encoding ABC transporter ATP-binding protein/permease: MLQIKNICKEYRTGTLIQKALDNVSLNLRDNEFVAILGPSGSGKTTLLNIIGGLDRYDSGDLIINGISTKKYKDRDWDSYRNHTIGFVFQSYNLIPHQTILANVELALTISGIEKSERLQRAREALEQVGLGDQVHKRPSQLSGGQMQRVAIARALVNDPDILLADEPTGALDSETSVQVMDLLRQVAKDRLVVMVTHNPELAELYATRIVNLRDGKIRSDSNAFEIDETSLEEPEHRNMGKSSMSFLTALSLSFNNLRTKKARTLLTSFAGSIGIIGIALILSLSNGVNAYIKSIETDTLAEYPLQIQSTGLDLSSMMGGAAGSGSEPEENTGDVAVIQMVTNMFSTMDSNDLKSLKAYLDSEESGIEKYTNAIEYSYSAVPQIYRLEDQDVRQVHPDKSFDELGLGSASASNSMMASMMSTDIFYEMPENTKLYEGQYDVKAGRWPQNYNECVVVLTSNGGISDFMLYTMGLRDSAELDDMIQQFIDEENVDTPEDMGSYTYDDLLGVSFKLVNSSDYYQYDSQYQVWTDKTDDKEYMQNLAEQGEDIKVVGVVQPSEDGNGFVLAAGIGYTPALTKHVAQQAEKSEIVQQQLDNPDINVFTGEAFGEENSENGFDMESLFTIDEEKLQEAFGFDESAFSNISDSFDFSNVFGSAGESMDLSGLIDLNDIQIDLPDMGAVDLGEMMGDLTIPISQEGYAKMMESLTEGYGQYVKDHPEADYSGLQEDFREYLQTDGAKGIMEAAVESIISENIQTVTDDQKKTLLTRLQEGIEKSVSDIPNGDIDTDAVNTAIETYMGTDGLAAVNDWMDAVAADIDAAVTDGQMNELAQNLSQGYLEYAQNGNGIDPSQIALHFLRYLQTEDGQRRLAEGLAAAVDTDALEEQLMSSVESFMGGAMSSYGSAVSSALETQISSAMRQMMSQIASGMGEAMGAAMSDIGNSLQNAMSIDADSFAEAFQMNMTGDDLAELMMSMNSSQSATYDNNLASLGYVDFDEPSAIDIYPIDFESKEQVVKILDDYNSRMEEEGKDEQVITYTDLVGSMMSSVTDIIDTISYVLIAFVAISLIVSSIMIGVITYISVLERKKEIGILRAIGASKQNISQVFNAETFIIGLCAGLIGIASTLLLLIPANAIIHHVAGTNDVNAYLPLLPAVILILLSVVLTLIGGLIPSKKAAKSDPVTALRTE, from the coding sequence ATGCTTCAGATCAAAAACATCTGCAAAGAATATCGGACCGGCACCCTGATCCAAAAGGCGCTGGATAACGTCAGCCTGAATTTAAGAGACAATGAATTCGTAGCGATCTTAGGCCCCAGCGGATCAGGCAAGACCACTCTTTTGAACATCATTGGGGGACTGGACCGCTATGACAGCGGAGACCTGATCATTAACGGCATTTCTACTAAAAAATACAAAGACAGAGACTGGGATTCTTACCGGAATCATACCATCGGATTTGTCTTTCAAAGCTATAACCTTATTCCCCATCAGACAATCCTGGCCAATGTAGAGCTGGCGCTTACCATCTCCGGCATCGAAAAATCAGAGCGTCTTCAAAGAGCAAGAGAAGCCTTGGAACAAGTGGGCCTTGGGGATCAGGTGCACAAACGGCCAAGTCAGCTTTCCGGAGGCCAGATGCAGCGAGTTGCCATTGCCCGTGCCTTAGTCAACGACCCGGACATCCTGCTGGCCGATGAACCCACCGGCGCCCTGGACAGTGAGACCAGTGTTCAGGTCATGGATCTCCTTCGTCAGGTGGCCAAAGACCGTCTGGTGGTCATGGTCACCCATAACCCGGAACTGGCGGAACTCTATGCCACCCGGATCGTTAACTTAAGAGACGGGAAGATCCGCTCAGACAGCAACGCCTTTGAAATCGATGAAACTTCATTAGAAGAACCAGAACATCGGAATATGGGGAAATCTTCCATGTCTTTTCTGACTGCCCTCTCCTTAAGCTTTAACAATCTTCGGACCAAAAAAGCCCGGACACTCCTGACCTCGTTTGCGGGTTCCATTGGCATCATAGGCATTGCGCTGATCTTGTCTTTATCCAACGGCGTCAATGCCTATATCAAATCCATTGAGACCGATACTTTGGCGGAGTATCCTCTTCAGATCCAGAGTACCGGCCTGGATCTTTCTTCCATGATGGGCGGCGCCGCCGGGAGCGGTTCCGAGCCGGAAGAAAATACCGGAGATGTAGCTGTCATCCAAATGGTGACAAATATGTTTTCTACCATGGACTCCAATGACCTAAAATCTCTGAAGGCATATCTGGACAGCGAGGAAAGCGGGATCGAAAAATATACCAACGCTATAGAGTATTCTTACAGCGCGGTTCCCCAGATCTATCGCTTGGAAGATCAGGACGTCCGGCAGGTTCACCCGGATAAGTCCTTCGATGAGCTGGGACTTGGCTCCGCCTCCGCCTCTAATTCTATGATGGCCTCTATGATGAGTACAGATATTTTCTATGAGATGCCGGAAAATACCAAGCTGTATGAAGGGCAGTATGATGTAAAGGCCGGACGGTGGCCGCAAAACTATAATGAATGTGTCGTAGTCCTGACCTCAAATGGGGGCATCAGCGATTTTATGCTGTACACTATGGGACTGCGGGATTCTGCGGAACTGGATGATATGATCCAGCAGTTTATCGATGAAGAAAATGTAGATACCCCAGAAGATATGGGCAGTTACACCTATGACGATCTGCTTGGGGTCTCCTTTAAACTGGTAAATAGTTCTGATTATTACCAGTACGACAGCCAGTACCAAGTATGGACAGATAAAACAGATGATAAAGAATATATGCAAAACCTGGCAGAGCAGGGTGAAGATATAAAAGTTGTCGGTGTCGTCCAGCCTTCCGAAGACGGCAATGGTTTTGTCCTTGCCGCCGGCATCGGATATACACCGGCGCTGACCAAACATGTTGCCCAGCAGGCTGAAAAAAGCGAAATTGTACAGCAGCAGCTTGACAATCCAGATATAAATGTATTTACCGGAGAAGCATTTGGAGAAGAAAATTCAGAGAATGGTTTTGACATGGAATCCCTCTTTACCATTGATGAAGAAAAGCTGCAGGAAGCTTTTGGCTTTGATGAAAGCGCGTTTTCAAATATTTCCGATTCCTTTGATTTCTCCAATGTATTCGGCAGCGCGGGAGAATCTATGGATCTGTCCGGCCTGATCGACCTAAACGACATCCAGATTGATCTTCCGGATATGGGCGCCGTAGATCTGGGAGAAATGATGGGCGACCTTACGATCCCTATTTCCCAGGAAGGGTACGCGAAAATGATGGAAAGCCTGACGGAGGGTTACGGACAGTACGTGAAGGACCATCCAGAGGCAGATTATTCCGGGCTGCAGGAAGATTTCCGGGAATATCTTCAAACAGACGGCGCAAAGGGGATCATGGAAGCCGCGGTGGAGTCGATCATAAGCGAAAACATCCAGACAGTGACGGACGATCAAAAGAAAACGCTTCTTACCCGTCTGCAGGAAGGAATTGAAAAATCTGTCAGCGATATTCCAAATGGGGATATAGATACGGACGCAGTCAATACTGCCATAGAAACCTACATGGGCACAGACGGCTTGGCTGCCGTCAATGACTGGATGGATGCAGTTGCCGCGGATATTGATGCAGCCGTCACTGACGGCCAAATGAACGAATTGGCCCAAAACCTTTCACAGGGTTATCTGGAGTATGCCCAGAATGGAAACGGAATAGATCCCTCTCAAATAGCCTTGCATTTTCTCCGGTATCTTCAGACTGAAGATGGCCAGCGACGACTGGCCGAAGGTCTTGCCGCCGCTGTTGACACAGACGCTTTGGAGGAGCAGCTTATGAGCTCCGTGGAAAGTTTTATGGGCGGCGCCATGTCTTCCTACGGCAGCGCTGTCAGTTCCGCTCTGGAGACCCAGATCTCTTCCGCCATGCGGCAGATGATGAGTCAGATCGCCTCAGGAATGGGAGAGGCAATGGGCGCTGCCATGTCTGATATCGGGAACAGTCTGCAGAATGCCATGAGTATTGATGCGGATTCCTTTGCGGAAGCCTTCCAGATGAATATGACTGGAGATGACCTGGCGGAACTGATGATGTCTATGAATTCAAGCCAGAGCGCCACTTATGATAATAACCTGGCCTCTCTCGGATATGTGGATTTCGACGAACCTTCGGCCATTGATATCTATCCGATCGACTTTGAGAGCAAAGAACAGGTTGTAAAAATCCTGGACGATTATAACAGTCGGATGGAGGAAGAAGGGAAGGATGAACAGGTGATCACCTATACAGACCTGGTAGGCTCCATGATGTCTTCAGTAACAGATATCATTGATACGATCAGCTATGTATTGATCGCGTTTGTCGCCATCTCCCTGATCGTTTCCTCTATTATGATCGGTGTCATCACATATATCAGCGTACTGGAGCGCAAGAAAGAAATCGGAATCCTGCGGGCTATCGGCGCCTCCAAACAGAATATCTCCCAGGTATTTAACGCGGAGACCTTTATCATCGGGCTATGCGCCGGGCTCATAGGCATCGCCTCAACCTTGCTTCTTCTGATTCCCGCTAACGCCATCATCCATCATGTGGCCGGGACAAATGATGTAAACGCTTACCTTCCGCTTCTGCCGGCGGTCATACTGATCCTGCTCAGCGTAGTCCTTACCCTGATCGGCGGCCTGATCCCCTCTAAGAAAGCCGCCAAGAGCGATCCGGTCACCGCTTTGCGGACAGAATAG
- a CDS encoding HAMP domain-containing histidine kinase has protein sequence MRQVNKRDSLYVSLLRLVTGALAAAILTFFCLTYVGEYVVVRWYHESHYVERKEKEYITSLQEYVERNAISIQDSKAITEWVKEQKILSMKIYQNQWLIYDSYYKRNLENLTEEEREQKYSEWENYYQIQFPDGNGEVVLYGAYQSQLYNFATVLELLSSFTLFLILLFLGIRRKTEDIRRLGKEIEILEGGNLDYEITVRGRDELAALAQGLDGMRRSLRDQIRQEAQLVKENKEIVTEMSHDLRTPLTSILLYTEILQKEVGQKGVEKRKVEEYLEKIAQKARRLKQLSDHLFEYALVSEDSRIQMEEPEVYKTFFYDLLSETCSYLEQKGFHTEPDMKWEPKKIQVDEMYLSRIMDNITSNILKYARKDRPVQILCSCGEEEMCLFFENTVKGTGENTESTKVGLQNVRKMMERMGGSCQYGQKGEQFYVALFFPHT, from the coding sequence ATGCGGCAGGTAAATAAAAGAGACTCTCTTTATGTTTCTCTCCTCCGGCTGGTAACAGGAGCGCTGGCGGCGGCGATCCTGACATTCTTTTGTCTTACCTATGTGGGAGAATATGTGGTAGTACGCTGGTATCATGAGAGTCATTATGTAGAGCGTAAGGAAAAAGAATATATTACATCCCTGCAGGAATATGTGGAAAGAAATGCGATCAGCATCCAGGACAGCAAGGCGATCACAGAATGGGTCAAAGAGCAAAAGATTCTCTCGATGAAGATCTATCAGAATCAATGGCTGATCTATGACTCTTATTATAAAAGGAATCTGGAAAACCTGACAGAAGAGGAACGGGAACAGAAATACAGCGAGTGGGAGAATTATTATCAGATACAGTTCCCGGACGGAAATGGTGAAGTAGTGCTTTATGGGGCTTATCAGTCCCAGCTCTATAATTTCGCTACGGTTTTAGAACTGCTGTCTTCGTTCACACTTTTTCTCATTCTGCTCTTCCTGGGAATCCGGCGAAAAACGGAGGATATTCGGAGACTTGGCAAGGAGATTGAAATTCTGGAAGGCGGGAATTTAGATTATGAGATCACCGTGCGGGGAAGGGATGAACTGGCGGCGCTTGCCCAGGGACTGGATGGAATGCGCCGTTCCCTTAGAGATCAGATCCGGCAGGAAGCACAGCTTGTGAAGGAGAATAAGGAGATCGTAACAGAGATGTCCCATGACCTGAGGACCCCCCTTACCTCAATCCTGCTGTATACGGAAATCCTGCAAAAAGAGGTCGGCCAGAAAGGAGTGGAAAAAAGGAAGGTAGAGGAGTATCTTGAGAAGATCGCCCAGAAAGCCCGGCGTCTTAAACAGTTGTCGGACCATCTTTTTGAGTATGCTCTGGTATCAGAAGACAGCAGGATCCAGATGGAAGAGCCGGAAGTTTATAAGACATTTTTCTACGACCTGCTCTCAGAAACTTGCAGTTATTTGGAACAAAAAGGATTTCACACAGAACCGGATATGAAATGGGAACCAAAGAAAATCCAGGTGGATGAAATGTATCTTTCCCGCATCATGGATAATATTACTTCGAATATCCTTAAGTACGCGCGCAAAGACCGTCCTGTGCAGATCCTGTGTTCCTGCGGAGAAGAGGAGATGTGTCTGTTTTTTGAAAATACAGTCAAGGGGACTGGAGAAAATACGGAGAGTACGAAAGTAGGCCTCCAGAATGTGCGGAAAATGATGGAACGGATGGGAGGAAGCTGTCAGTATGGGCAGAAAGGAGAACAGTTTTATGTAGCGCTATTTTTCCCCCACACATAG
- a CDS encoding SGNH/GDSL hydrolase family protein, producing the protein MRDFKKNWKTRIKTVEKAGAFLGILMCILLLLSQCVVRIVKQDADLLLEGNKSIAGIQGEPKHTIDVLVVGDSESYTTVSPMQIWKDHGITSYVCGEPGQKIQESYYMMKTAFKNQSPKVVLLETNVMYRYEGKMGGFQTLLSEMRSYYFPIFRFHDVWKPLLTGERYPQEMYKGFQIRTGVKAYREGAYMEETKEKKEIEKLNLFYMDKIIRLCQENGAKLVLYSGPSPVNYNTRKHNGLVDFAKEKGLKYLDLNMKLEELGINWETDTSDKGDHLNLSGADKVTRYLGDYLSNAYDFPDRRQEAGFEDWHWASERFAKEAGSQLLKIRGDVKKG; encoded by the coding sequence ATGCGGGATTTTAAGAAAAATTGGAAAACAAGAATAAAAACAGTGGAAAAAGCAGGGGCGTTTCTGGGAATCCTGATGTGTATCCTGCTGCTGCTTTCGCAATGTGTGGTAAGGATCGTAAAGCAGGACGCGGATCTGCTCCTGGAAGGAAATAAAAGTATTGCGGGGATTCAGGGAGAACCGAAGCATACCATAGATGTATTGGTGGTGGGGGACAGCGAAAGCTATACAACGGTGTCTCCCATGCAGATCTGGAAGGATCATGGGATTACCTCCTATGTCTGCGGGGAACCGGGACAGAAGATCCAGGAAAGCTACTATATGATGAAAACAGCATTCAAGAACCAATCTCCTAAGGTAGTGCTCCTGGAGACGAATGTGATGTATAGATATGAAGGAAAGATGGGGGGATTTCAAACCCTGTTGAGCGAAATGCGGAGTTACTATTTCCCCATTTTCCGGTTCCACGATGTATGGAAACCGCTTCTTACCGGAGAGCGTTATCCGCAGGAAATGTATAAAGGATTCCAGATCCGGACAGGAGTGAAGGCATACCGGGAAGGTGCCTATATGGAGGAGACAAAGGAGAAAAAAGAAATAGAAAAGCTGAATCTCTTCTATATGGATAAGATCATCCGGTTATGTCAGGAAAATGGAGCCAAGCTGGTATTGTACAGCGGGCCTTCACCAGTGAATTATAATACAAGAAAGCACAATGGTCTGGTGGATTTCGCAAAGGAGAAAGGGCTGAAGTATCTGGACCTTAATATGAAGTTAGAAGAACTGGGGATCAACTGGGAGACAGATACTTCAGATAAGGGAGACCATCTGAATCTTTCAGGAGCAGATAAAGTGACAAGGTATCTGGGAGACTATCTGAGCAATGCTTATGACTTCCCGGACAGGCGGCAAGAGGCCGGATTCGAGGACTGGCATTGGGCGTCGGAACGCTTTGCGAAAGAAGCGGGATCTCAACTGCTGAAGATTCGCGGTGATGTGAAGAAAGGATGA